Proteins found in one Maridesulfovibrio sp. genomic segment:
- a CDS encoding protein-L-isoaspartate(D-aspartate) O-methyltransferase, with protein sequence MRIDPKRSRKKMVQEQIEARGVADKNVLDAMSKIPRHLFVQDALASRAYSDSALPIGEGQTISQPYIVAVMSELLRIEPGHKVLEIGTGSGYQAAVLAEMGADVFSVERIRKLFIAARKLLFDMRYFNIQLKLDDGTMGWPENAPYDRIIVTAGGPEIPDYLIEQLADPGILVIPVGGQRRVQRLMLVTKTDGKIETTDMGGCAFVDLVGKQGW encoded by the coding sequence GTGCGTATCGATCCTAAAAGATCCAGGAAGAAAATGGTGCAGGAACAGATTGAGGCCCGTGGAGTGGCTGATAAAAATGTTCTGGATGCCATGAGTAAAATACCCAGACACCTGTTTGTGCAGGATGCCCTGGCTTCACGCGCATACTCCGACAGTGCCCTGCCTATCGGAGAAGGGCAGACCATCTCTCAGCCGTACATAGTAGCCGTTATGTCAGAGCTGCTTCGGATTGAACCGGGACATAAGGTTCTGGAGATCGGAACAGGATCAGGCTATCAGGCCGCGGTGCTGGCTGAAATGGGGGCGGATGTCTTTTCCGTTGAGCGCATTCGAAAGCTCTTCATCGCCGCGCGTAAACTGCTCTTTGATATGCGGTATTTTAACATTCAGCTCAAACTTGATGACGGTACCATGGGTTGGCCGGAAAATGCACCGTATGACCGTATAATCGTAACCGCCGGGGGGCCGGAAATCCCGGATTATCTCATTGAACAACTGGCTGATCCGGGCATACTGGTTATCCCGGTCGGCGGCCAGAGACGGGTGCAGCGGCTTATGCTGGTAACCAAAACTGACGGTAAAATCGAAACCACAGACATGGGCGGATGCGCCTTCGTAGATCTGGTTGGTAAACAGGGCTGGTAG
- a CDS encoding DUF368 domain-containing protein, which yields MNFIQAWKEGPGPDSPRDYLVLVLKGICMGVADIIPGVSGGTMAFITGIYDNLIDSIRSFNGSFIKSLLKLDLTGAIAEAHLKFLLPLLFGILMAMVSMARVIHALLGSHPVPVWSLFFGLIAASVLVVGKRVGEVSAKNVFAGIFGAAFSYLLVGLIPVTTPDTLWFVFLCASISICAMILPGISGAFILLLLGKYEFITGAIRNPASMENGAILLVFVCGCAFGISLFSRVLHFLLEKHHAITVSLLTGFMAGAMRKIWPWKEVLDSVVIRGKVHVLSEANVLPPAYDVKFATAVLLMVAGFAAVIILEWVSSAKDS from the coding sequence ATGAATTTTATTCAAGCTTGGAAAGAAGGCCCGGGACCAGACTCCCCGCGTGATTACCTTGTGCTCGTGCTCAAAGGAATTTGTATGGGGGTAGCGGACATCATTCCCGGAGTTTCCGGCGGAACCATGGCCTTTATTACCGGAATTTATGATAATCTGATTGACTCCATTCGCTCTTTCAACGGCAGTTTTATTAAAAGCCTGCTTAAACTGGACCTGACCGGAGCCATCGCCGAAGCACATCTTAAATTTTTATTGCCTCTGCTGTTTGGCATCCTGATGGCAATGGTCTCCATGGCCCGGGTGATCCATGCCTTGTTGGGCAGCCATCCTGTGCCTGTATGGTCATTGTTTTTTGGACTTATTGCCGCTTCGGTTCTGGTGGTAGGCAAAAGGGTGGGTGAGGTTTCCGCGAAGAATGTTTTTGCGGGAATCTTTGGAGCCGCATTCAGCTACCTTTTGGTGGGATTGATTCCTGTGACCACACCGGATACCCTCTGGTTTGTGTTTCTCTGCGCTTCTATTTCCATTTGCGCAATGATTCTCCCCGGCATAAGCGGAGCTTTCATTCTTCTCCTTTTGGGGAAATATGAATTCATCACCGGGGCGATACGCAATCCCGCGAGTATGGAAAACGGCGCTATCCTGCTGGTATTCGTCTGCGGGTGCGCTTTCGGTATTTCTCTTTTTTCCCGTGTTCTGCATTTTTTGCTGGAAAAACATCACGCGATTACCGTGAGCCTGTTGACCGGATTCATGGCCGGGGCCATGCGCAAGATCTGGCCATGGAAAGAGGTTCTCGATTCGGTGGTGATACGGGGTAAGGTTCATGTCCTGAGCGAGGCCAATGTGCTGCCTCCGGCTTATGATGTGAAATTTGCAACTGCCGTGCTCCTGATGGTTGCCGGATTTGCAGCAGTGATTATCTTGGAATGGGTATCTTCAGCCAAGGACAGCTGA
- the trxA gene encoding thioredoxin, producing the protein MALQVTDSSFQEEVLNSDKPVLVDFWAPWCGPCRAMGPVIDELSEEFSGQVKICKMNVDDNPASPGKYGIRAIPTLILFKGGEVVDQTTGAVSKSSIKEMISSKAL; encoded by the coding sequence ATGGCTCTGCAGGTAACCGATTCCAGTTTTCAAGAAGAAGTTCTCAATAGCGATAAGCCTGTTCTAGTTGATTTCTGGGCTCCGTGGTGTGGCCCTTGTCGTGCAATGGGTCCTGTGATTGATGAATTGTCTGAAGAATTTTCCGGTCAGGTAAAAATTTGTAAGATGAATGTTGATGACAACCCCGCATCTCCCGGAAAGTACGGCATCCGTGCAATTCCGACTCTCATCCTCTTCAAGGGTGGCGAAGTTGTGGACCAGACTACCGGTGCAGTTTCCAAAAGCAGCATTAAGGAAATGATCAGCAGCAAGGCTCTGTAA
- a CDS encoding septum formation initiator family protein — translation MLRRRALLGLLVVINLVLLIRLGLSEQGFLGYLELDDKVQELEHKIEAADNRTLELSREIRRLKSDRAYQEKIIRSRMNYVKGNEVLYIFPDSGKEKTQGAGTDAKQD, via the coding sequence ATGCTGAGGCGTAGAGCTTTGCTGGGATTGCTGGTTGTAATCAACCTTGTGCTTCTTATTCGCTTGGGATTAAGTGAACAGGGTTTTTTAGGTTATCTTGAACTTGATGATAAAGTTCAGGAACTTGAGCATAAAATCGAAGCCGCTGACAACCGGACCCTAGAGCTGAGCAGAGAGATCCGCAGGCTTAAGAGTGACCGTGCCTATCAGGAGAAAATCATCCGTAGCAGGATGAATTACGTCAAGGGAAACGAAGTGTTGTACATTTTTCCTGATTCAGGAAAAGAAAAGACCCAGGGAGCAGGTACAGATGCAAAGCAAGATTGA
- a CDS encoding Smr/MutS family protein produces MAKKKMNSLSDLKGLKFKDDKKDKHLSKAVRKALEAVKQKPAPVQPQEKEVEVNDDQAFMDAMVGVDRMDNSTVAVTPPKPAPATKKSEEDEGKEYLSSLVSGKIEFEMEYSDEFMFGFVRGTDSKVFQKLKMGVFSYESHIDLHGMNSEQAYDNLLFFIRESFLQGKRCVLAVTGRGKNSPGGHSVLKREIQEWLTREPFRRVVLAFCTAQPKDGGAGAIYILLRKQKKVKGKVQWAKSIDWDA; encoded by the coding sequence ATGGCTAAGAAAAAAATGAACTCCCTTTCTGATCTGAAAGGTTTGAAGTTCAAAGATGATAAAAAAGATAAGCATTTATCCAAAGCGGTTAGAAAGGCACTTGAAGCTGTAAAACAAAAACCGGCCCCCGTTCAACCGCAGGAAAAGGAAGTAGAAGTGAATGATGATCAGGCGTTCATGGACGCCATGGTCGGTGTTGATCGTATGGACAATTCCACTGTAGCGGTAACACCTCCCAAACCGGCACCTGCAACAAAAAAATCAGAAGAAGACGAAGGCAAAGAATACCTGAGCAGCCTTGTGTCCGGAAAAATTGAATTTGAAATGGAATATTCCGATGAGTTTATGTTCGGTTTTGTACGCGGCACAGACTCAAAAGTTTTCCAAAAGCTGAAAATGGGCGTATTCAGCTATGAATCTCATATAGATCTGCACGGCATGAATTCTGAACAGGCTTATGACAACCTGCTTTTCTTCATCCGCGAATCATTCCTGCAGGGTAAGCGATGTGTTCTGGCGGTCACCGGCAGGGGCAAGAATTCCCCCGGAGGGCACTCAGTTCTCAAAAGAGAAATTCAGGAATGGCTGACCCGGGAACCTTTCCGCCGCGTAGTACTCGCTTTCTGCACTGCCCAACCCAAGGACGGCGGAGCAGGAGCCATCTACATCCTTCTACGCAAGCAGAAAAAGGTTAAGGGCAAGGTGCAATGGGCTAAAAGCATCGACTGGGATGCTTAA
- the fbp gene encoding class 1 fructose-bisphosphatase produces the protein MTQQITVTEHLLLHQKQIPGATGQFTHLFNELVLSAKIISREVNKAGLVDVLGFTGEINVQGEEVKKLDEYANRILIHRMARSGVLCAMASEENADIIEIPHGLPQGNYIIIFDPLDGSSNIDVNVNIGTIFSIFRRKSKLGTPVQSTDVLQAGCEQVAAGYILYGSSTMLVFTTGDGVHGFTLDPGVGDFLLSHPNIQIPDRGKIYSVNEGYWPYWSEATQKVVRHFKSTDNIHGKPYSLRYIGSLVADFHRNLIYGGVFMYPADNRDPAKPNGKLRLLCEASPMAMLIEQAGGLATDGTQRILDIVPDDLHQRVPLFIGSRHEVETISSIYKEHDG, from the coding sequence ATGACCCAGCAGATCACTGTTACAGAGCACCTGTTATTGCACCAGAAGCAGATTCCCGGAGCTACCGGACAGTTTACCCACCTATTCAATGAGTTGGTTCTTTCGGCCAAGATTATTTCAAGGGAAGTGAATAAGGCCGGTTTAGTTGATGTTCTCGGTTTTACAGGTGAGATCAATGTTCAGGGCGAGGAAGTAAAGAAGCTTGATGAATACGCCAACCGTATTCTGATCCACCGTATGGCCCGTTCCGGTGTGCTTTGCGCTATGGCCTCAGAGGAAAATGCTGATATAATCGAGATCCCGCACGGTCTTCCACAGGGGAACTACATCATCATTTTTGATCCTCTGGACGGTTCTTCAAATATTGATGTTAACGTCAATATAGGAACTATTTTTTCTATTTTTAGACGTAAAAGCAAACTGGGAACTCCGGTACAGTCCACAGATGTACTGCAGGCAGGGTGTGAGCAGGTCGCAGCCGGTTATATTTTATACGGTTCGTCCACCATGCTTGTCTTCACTACTGGAGACGGTGTCCATGGTTTCACCTTAGACCCCGGTGTCGGCGATTTTCTTCTTTCCCATCCGAACATACAGATTCCGGATCGCGGAAAAATCTACTCGGTTAACGAAGGCTATTGGCCTTACTGGTCCGAAGCTACCCAGAAGGTTGTCCGTCATTTCAAGTCTACGGATAATATTCATGGCAAGCCGTACAGTCTGCGTTACATAGGTTCGCTGGTTGCTGATTTTCACCGTAATCTTATTTACGGTGGAGTATTCATGTACCCTGCGGATAACCGGGACCCCGCTAAGCCGAATGGCAAGCTGCGCCTTCTATGCGAAGCTTCGCCCATGGCCATGCTTATAGAACAGGCCGGAGGCCTTGCAACGGACGGTACCCAGCGTATACTTGATATCGTGCCGGATGATTTGCATCAGCGCGTTCCCCTCTTCATAGGCTCACGCCACGAAGTAGAGACGATCAGTTCCATTTATAAGGAGCATGACGGATAA
- the tsaD gene encoding tRNA (adenosine(37)-N6)-threonylcarbamoyltransferase complex transferase subunit TsaD, with product MLCLGIESSCDETGLALVRDGKLIAEKLASQVDVHALFGGVVPEIASREHLRALPVLMRELLREQNLTTDDIDVVSVARGPGLQGCLLMGLSFAKGLVLSTRARLAGVNHLWAHLTAAGLEQELQYPSLGLLVSGGHTHIYLIEGPLEFTLLGRTLDDAAGEAFDKTAKSLNLPYPGGKLVDDLGRQGVVNKKLFPVPYVNNDNLDFSFSGLKTAVATYVNQHSHLRLDVMGQPDDRDEDPAIAQERKNMLASFNYTVGRTLEVKVKRALERNRGVKSLIVAGGVAANSVVRSVMAGVADKFSIPLVLPPMHLCTDNGAMIAYAGYLMAEAGCWHDLDLDAIPRGRVVPCDWICDA from the coding sequence ATGCTTTGTCTTGGTATTGAGAGCTCCTGTGATGAAACAGGACTCGCTCTTGTGCGTGACGGAAAGCTTATTGCCGAAAAGCTAGCATCACAGGTCGATGTTCATGCCCTCTTCGGTGGTGTTGTACCTGAGATAGCTTCCCGCGAGCATCTGCGCGCTTTGCCTGTCCTGATGCGTGAACTTCTTAGAGAACAGAATCTGACTACTGATGACATTGACGTTGTCTCAGTGGCAAGAGGGCCGGGGTTGCAGGGCTGCCTGCTTATGGGGCTGAGCTTTGCAAAAGGTCTGGTTCTTTCCACCCGGGCGAGGCTTGCCGGGGTCAATCATCTCTGGGCGCATCTTACAGCCGCCGGGCTTGAACAGGAGTTACAGTATCCTTCGCTTGGATTACTTGTTTCCGGCGGGCATACTCATATCTACCTGATTGAAGGGCCGCTCGAATTTACATTGCTTGGGCGTACTCTTGACGACGCCGCCGGTGAAGCCTTTGATAAGACTGCTAAATCCCTGAATCTTCCATATCCTGGCGGTAAGCTTGTTGATGATCTGGGCAGGCAGGGAGTGGTCAATAAAAAGCTTTTTCCGGTTCCTTACGTTAATAACGACAATCTCGATTTCAGCTTTAGCGGCTTGAAAACCGCAGTGGCCACTTACGTGAACCAACATTCCCATCTGCGACTCGACGTGATGGGCCAGCCTGATGATCGTGATGAGGACCCGGCCATTGCGCAAGAGCGCAAAAATATGCTGGCCTCCTTTAACTATACCGTCGGGCGAACTCTTGAAGTGAAAGTTAAGCGGGCTCTTGAACGCAACCGAGGTGTTAAATCTTTGATTGTTGCCGGGGGAGTCGCCGCCAATTCAGTGGTTCGTTCGGTGATGGCCGGTGTTGCGGATAAATTTTCCATTCCGCTGGTTTTACCCCCAATGCATTTATGCACCGATAATGGAGCCATGATCGCCTATGCCGGGTATTTAATGGCGGAGGCAGGATGCTGGCACGATTTAGATCTCGATGCTATCCCGCGTGGGCGGGTGGTTCCGTGTGATTGGATCTGTGATGCCTAA
- a CDS encoding CBS domain-containing protein has protein sequence MLKVNDLMTKELFTLSESDNLKMARSLMDLQRIRHIPIVNEEREFIGLITHRDILRATISQLADIDPETQGEIDSGIPVGEIMRTDIKTISEDTSLKDAAVALLDHKYGCFPVVNEKNGLIGILTEADFLKLTISLMDALENSDD, from the coding sequence ATGCTGAAAGTAAACGACCTGATGACTAAGGAACTATTCACCCTTAGCGAATCCGATAATTTGAAAATGGCAAGGTCGCTCATGGACCTGCAACGCATCAGACATATTCCAATTGTAAATGAAGAACGCGAATTCATAGGTCTGATCACCCATAGGGATATTCTGCGTGCCACCATCTCTCAGCTTGCGGATATCGACCCGGAAACACAAGGAGAAATTGATTCCGGTATTCCCGTGGGGGAAATTATGCGCACTGACATCAAGACTATTTCCGAAGATACTTCTTTGAAAGATGCAGCGGTAGCGTTGCTCGACCATAAATACGGCTGTTTCCCGGTTGTGAATGAAAAGAATGGACTTATCGGCATCCTTACCGAAGCTGATTTCCTGAAACTGACAATCAGCCTTATGGATGCACTGGAAAATAGCGATGATTAA
- a CDS encoding SufD family Fe-S cluster assembly protein, which yields MSKVDLNDFKFEGLEHAVIEDLTSIEADEKEQLIMAGVDVDSKDVSATFMQVDHSNVHCGSNDKDVEVMDIKKALEKYDGLPDYYFKLIDKDKNEITRNAAENLHGGYFVRTKKGAKVEKPVQSCLFLKAENSGQNIHNIVIVEEDSELHIITGCAAAHEKFSGGHFGLSEIYVKKGGKLTFTMVHNWGENTVVRPSTMGVVEEGGTLINNYVLMKKVKDLQSYPTIFLNGEGAVARFNSVLVAPEGSYVDTGTRIIQNAPDTKAETISRTITTGGTIIARGHIQGNNVPARGHIECQGLILGGGRIHAVPELEATVEGVELSHEAAVGKIAQEEIEYLMARGMDEDQATSTIVRGFLNVDIMGLPEKLQKEIDKQIEELDSSDAM from the coding sequence ATGAGTAAAGTTGATCTGAACGATTTTAAATTTGAAGGTCTGGAACACGCGGTAATTGAAGATCTGACTTCAATTGAAGCTGATGAAAAAGAGCAGTTGATCATGGCCGGTGTGGACGTAGATTCCAAAGACGTCAGTGCTACCTTTATGCAGGTGGACCACTCCAACGTGCACTGCGGCAGTAACGATAAAGATGTTGAAGTTATGGACATCAAGAAGGCACTTGAAAAATACGACGGCCTTCCTGACTACTACTTCAAGCTCATCGATAAAGACAAAAACGAAATTACCCGCAATGCAGCAGAAAATCTGCACGGCGGTTATTTTGTCCGCACCAAGAAGGGTGCCAAGGTCGAGAAGCCTGTTCAGTCCTGTCTTTTCCTTAAAGCTGAAAATTCCGGCCAGAATATTCACAACATTGTTATAGTAGAAGAAGATTCCGAACTGCACATTATCACTGGTTGTGCCGCCGCTCACGAGAAGTTTTCCGGCGGACATTTCGGACTTTCTGAAATCTACGTTAAGAAGGGCGGTAAGCTGACCTTCACCATGGTTCATAACTGGGGTGAAAACACCGTTGTACGTCCCAGCACCATGGGTGTTGTTGAAGAGGGCGGAACGCTCATCAACAACTACGTGCTGATGAAAAAGGTTAAGGACTTACAGTCCTACCCGACTATTTTTCTGAACGGTGAAGGCGCGGTTGCCCGTTTCAATTCTGTATTGGTTGCTCCTGAAGGTTCCTATGTTGATACCGGAACCCGCATCATTCAGAACGCGCCTGATACAAAAGCGGAAACCATTTCCCGGACCATTACCACCGGCGGCACCATCATCGCCCGCGGTCATATTCAGGGTAACAATGTTCCCGCACGCGGACACATCGAGTGTCAGGGACTTATCCTCGGCGGTGGACGCATTCATGCTGTTCCCGAGCTGGAAGCTACTGTGGAAGGTGTCGAACTTTCCCACGAAGCCGCAGTCGGTAAAATTGCTCAGGAAGAGATTGAATATCTCATGGCTCGCGGAATGGATGAGGATCAAGCGACCTCAACCATCGTTCGCGGTTTCCTGAATGTTGATATTATGGGACTGCCTGAAAAATTGCAGAAGGAAATTGATAAGCAGATCGAGGAACTTGATTCCAGTGATGCTATGTAG
- a CDS encoding metal-dependent hydrolase — translation MPGYKVHISGSFVAGILVLLGLVNIGLYVIDPEQVVALLVVCVLGGLFPDIDTDSKGKRLFYSGMLMLALALIYLKHFQWAAYLGVLAMLPGVSAHRGWTHTWWAMLLVPMPMLILPYYIYGHPLPTLLPYYVAFVTGYFSHLFLDREF, via the coding sequence ATGCCTGGATATAAAGTTCATATCAGTGGCTCCTTTGTTGCCGGAATTTTGGTTTTATTGGGATTAGTAAATATCGGGTTGTATGTGATTGATCCGGAACAGGTGGTGGCCCTGCTTGTGGTCTGTGTGCTGGGGGGGCTTTTTCCTGATATTGATACGGATTCAAAAGGTAAGAGGCTTTTTTATTCCGGGATGCTCATGCTCGCCTTGGCGCTGATTTATCTAAAACATTTTCAGTGGGCGGCTTATCTCGGAGTTCTGGCTATGCTGCCCGGGGTAAGCGCTCATCGCGGCTGGACTCATACATGGTGGGCCATGCTTCTGGTGCCGATGCCCATGCTTATTCTGCCGTATTATATTTACGGGCACCCCCTTCCTACCTTGCTGCCATATTACGTGGCCTTTGTTACCGGGTATTTTTCACATTTATTTTTGGACCGTGAATTTTAA
- a CDS encoding Mrp/NBP35 family ATP-binding protein produces the protein MSSSCSSCSSGSQKNGDKKASAAQALQNELISSTLQKIKYKIFVMSGKGGVGKSSVAVNIAAALADKGFKVGILDVDIHGPSVPHLLGITGQLDVERGNLVVPKKVNDNLHVVSMESLLKDPDQAVLWRGPMKTSAIRQFISDVQWGELDFLVIDSPPGTGDEPMTVLKTIPESLAVVVTTPQEVSLADVRKAINFLQYAKANIMGVVENMSGLVCPHCHENIDLFKKGGGEELAAKYSLPFLGAIPLDPTTVVAGDLGKPVVLLDEDSPAKLAFRKVAEEIADAAESSFEVASSTHT, from the coding sequence ATGAGTTCATCATGCAGTTCCTGTTCTTCCGGCTCACAGAAGAACGGTGACAAAAAGGCAAGTGCTGCCCAGGCTTTGCAGAACGAGTTGATTTCCTCGACTCTGCAGAAGATTAAATACAAAATTTTTGTAATGAGCGGCAAAGGCGGCGTAGGTAAGAGTTCCGTGGCTGTAAATATCGCCGCAGCCCTCGCGGACAAAGGGTTTAAGGTCGGTATCCTTGATGTTGACATCCATGGCCCCAGTGTTCCGCATCTGCTTGGCATTACCGGCCAGCTCGATGTTGAGCGCGGTAACCTCGTAGTTCCTAAAAAAGTAAATGATAACCTGCATGTTGTTTCCATGGAATCACTGCTCAAGGACCCTGATCAGGCTGTCCTCTGGCGCGGTCCCATGAAAACTTCCGCCATCAGGCAGTTCATTTCCGACGTACAGTGGGGCGAGCTTGATTTTCTCGTGATCGATTCCCCTCCGGGTACCGGTGATGAGCCTATGACCGTTCTGAAAACCATTCCGGAATCTCTTGCCGTGGTCGTAACCACTCCGCAGGAAGTTTCCCTTGCGGATGTTCGTAAGGCTATCAACTTCCTGCAGTACGCCAAGGCCAACATCATGGGCGTGGTTGAAAATATGAGCGGACTCGTCTGCCCTCACTGTCATGAGAATATCGACCTTTTCAAGAAGGGCGGCGGTGAAGAGCTGGCGGCTAAGTACAGCCTGCCGTTCCTCGGGGCTATTCCTCTGGACCCGACAACTGTTGTTGCCGGTGATCTGGGCAAGCCTGTGGTACTTCTTGATGAGGATTCTCCTGCAAAACTCGCCTTCCGCAAGGTTGCTGAGGAGATTGCAGATGCAGCCGAAAGCAGTTTTGAAGTAGCTTCCAGCACTCATACTTAA
- a CDS encoding tetratricopeptide repeat protein, whose translation MQSKIEWYQEVLALEPSSKVFFPLARLYVEMGSLEKAVTTLRMGLDRHPDYLEARLLLVETLAKLDRESEAKAAVAPLTRLFSSYPSFWKMWGASISEGNSDVAGAMAFLFSALHGSPMSWSDVMAEGIKQLTGIASGKETDESFSADAAESEVPAGNYARPAPENSDLLVDEISQAAARVDADGESDEELTSQVAMDSLKTKTMAEVLASQGDLEGALEIYRELLCKASDDEKDELMSFMADISSRISNAPLDDVAGDDASKDPYFKHAKSKLMSTLELLADRLEARVSR comes from the coding sequence ATGCAAAGCAAGATTGAGTGGTATCAGGAAGTTCTGGCTCTGGAGCCCAGCTCCAAAGTTTTTTTCCCTCTGGCCCGCCTTTATGTCGAAATGGGCAGTCTTGAGAAAGCAGTGACCACTCTTCGGATGGGTCTTGACCGCCATCCTGACTACCTTGAGGCTCGTCTGCTGCTGGTTGAAACTCTTGCTAAACTTGATCGCGAATCTGAAGCGAAGGCAGCTGTTGCGCCTTTGACCAGACTCTTTTCTTCATACCCCTCATTCTGGAAAATGTGGGGTGCTTCTATTTCTGAGGGTAACAGCGATGTTGCCGGAGCTATGGCTTTTCTGTTTTCGGCTCTGCACGGTTCCCCTATGTCATGGTCAGACGTAATGGCCGAGGGGATAAAACAGCTTACCGGTATTGCTTCCGGCAAAGAGACGGATGAATCTTTCTCGGCAGATGCAGCTGAAAGCGAAGTTCCCGCAGGCAATTATGCGCGTCCGGCACCTGAAAACAGTGATTTGCTTGTTGATGAAATTTCTCAGGCCGCAGCCCGTGTTGATGCAGACGGTGAAAGTGACGAAGAGCTGACCAGCCAGGTTGCTATGGACAGCCTCAAGACCAAGACCATGGCCGAAGTTCTGGCCTCTCAGGGAGATCTTGAGGGCGCTCTCGAAATTTACCGCGAATTGCTTTGCAAAGCATCTGATGACGAAAAAGATGAGCTTATGTCCTTTATGGCAGATATTTCAAGCAGGATAAGTAATGCTCCGCTTGATGATGTCGCCGGAGATGATGCAAGTAAAGATCCGTACTTCAAACACGCCAAAAGTAAGCTGATGAGTACCCTTGAACTTCTTGCGGACCGTCTGGAAGCCAGGGTTTCCAGATAA
- a CDS encoding ABC transporter ATP-binding protein: MLKIENLHVSIGDKEVIKDLNLHIKEGETFILFGPNGSGKTSLLMTLMGFSNYNVTKGKITFKGEDITYAPIYERARLGIGMSFQRPPTIHGLKTRHLVKMCGNGSNVDVEMLAQRVNMTNFLDRDINSGFSGGEIKRSELLQLMAQNPSLLLFDEPESGVDLENMHLIGKMARTLLDGEIKPSIDLSMKEQKIKQGTDTCGLIITHTGHILDYINADRGQVLFNGHLCCEARPRDILEHIRKYGYKECVKCLN; this comes from the coding sequence ATGCTTAAGATAGAAAACTTGCACGTCAGTATTGGCGATAAGGAGGTCATTAAGGACCTCAACCTGCATATAAAAGAAGGGGAGACCTTCATCCTTTTCGGACCTAACGGTTCAGGTAAAACTTCCCTGCTCATGACTCTCATGGGCTTCAGTAATTATAATGTTACCAAGGGCAAAATCACCTTTAAGGGCGAAGATATTACTTATGCTCCAATCTATGAGCGCGCCCGTCTCGGTATCGGCATGTCCTTCCAGCGCCCGCCGACCATCCACGGATTGAAAACCCGTCATCTGGTAAAAATGTGCGGTAACGGTTCCAATGTTGATGTTGAAATGCTGGCCCAGCGAGTAAACATGACAAATTTTCTCGATCGCGATATTAACTCCGGTTTTTCCGGTGGTGAGATCAAGCGTTCCGAGCTCCTTCAGCTCATGGCCCAGAATCCCAGCCTGCTGCTTTTTGATGAGCCCGAATCCGGTGTTGACCTTGAAAACATGCACCTGATCGGTAAAATGGCCCGCACTCTGCTGGATGGCGAAATTAAGCCGAGCATTGATCTGAGCATGAAAGAGCAGAAAATCAAACAAGGTACTGATACCTGTGGTTTGATCATTACCCATACCGGGCATATCCTTGATTACATTAATGCTGACCGTGGACAGGTCCTTTTTAACGGACATCTCTGCTGTGAAGCCAGACCCCGCGATATTCTGGAGCACATCCGCAAGTACGGATATAAAGAATGCGTGAAATGCTTGAATTAG
- the pgsA gene encoding CDP-diacylglycerol--glycerol-3-phosphate 3-phosphatidyltransferase — protein sequence MFNLANSLTLGRILAVPLIVALLYYPNKLTMFLAAFVFFLASLTDFFDGYIARRSNQVTNLGKFLDPLADKLLICSTLIMLSYMGYVSGWITVVIVCRELAVTGLRAIAVDMGLVLAADKFGKLKTLVQSFALGPLLLHYPYFGIDMHQLGTWILYVAVFLTVFSGANYMYNLHKVWLTSE from the coding sequence ATGTTCAATCTTGCCAATTCCCTTACTCTTGGACGTATTCTTGCGGTACCTTTAATCGTTGCTCTGCTTTATTATCCGAATAAGCTGACCATGTTTCTGGCGGCTTTTGTCTTTTTTCTGGCATCGCTGACCGACTTTTTTGACGGCTATATCGCCCGGCGTAGCAATCAGGTTACTAATCTGGGTAAATTTCTCGACCCTCTGGCAGATAAACTGCTCATCTGTTCCACCCTTATCATGCTCAGCTACATGGGTTATGTAAGCGGCTGGATTACAGTAGTTATTGTCTGCCGCGAATTGGCAGTTACCGGACTGAGAGCCATCGCCGTGGATATGGGGCTGGTTCTGGCTGCTGATAAGTTCGGCAAGCTCAAGACTCTCGTCCAGAGTTTCGCTCTCGGACCTCTGTTGCTGCACTACCCGTACTTCGGTATTGATATGCACCAGCTCGGCACCTGGATTCTTTACGTAGCTGTATTCCTGACCGTATTTTCCGGTGCTAATTATATGTACAATTTGCATAAAGTCTGGTTAACTAGCGAATAA